The DNA sequence ttgggagttcgagagttcgtcgaaagttcggacgttcgttagaagttttaccagaattgaccaagaaatcctagagcttgccaaagaagctcatcaaaactcgctaagaagatcgtcgtgaagtccaggagcttgccgggagtccgccgaaacattgccgagagatcatcagaagttcgtcagaagctcgcgagaagaaacctagacttatagagttatttagcttagtaaatatcttaaatttcgtagttagcacataattagagttatgattcagaggtaatcctactaacttaattaggggccaactgggcccttaacagggctgaattgggtcggattgaatagcccattcagcacgcccaatcgacggtggcatcgcctaggagatAGTGTCTCGGGTTGtcttggcggtggtactgcccagactaggcGATAGTATCACCGGCAGTAAATGTTgccagcaatggtaccgcccttgtcaaacgatggtaccgcctagtgtcagatcaCTAGTAGTATTACTACCCAATAACGacagtggtactgccaataccccgaaatccATGGATGTGACACTTTATCTCCAATtaggaagtcattggggcctacaaAAACCCCATCATTTTCTGTCTGAAAGGGAACAAAAAAGGGATAgacataatcttgagttattggggtgtaaaagtgttagagtcttcctcctccctttctaagttttgtgatcattcaagagaggtataagacttgtaagggttctctcataagcctgcaaaaggataatagagttgtaagaaggaggttggtcttcgcctattgaaggaagaccgttagtgaatgccgatggcctcgacggaagaggaatcggtggagtggatgtaggtcacaacgatcgaatcactataaatcggtttgcttttcatttgtgcaatttacaacaaatctccttaattttctctttgcacttttacaaaagctttcaaattcaatttcttATAAAATGGATTAAATCGAAACGGTATTCAttaaaatcagattttatcgaacgaagatttttcaaaccaacatttttaccactacactaattcaccccctccccttagtgccgctcttgatcctaacagttctctagtttacattttgagtaaattatatattttatctcaATTTTACGTCAAATCAGATTTAGTAAAAACAGtgacattcaaatcataaatttTGTTCTTTAAACAATAAAATCTTATAATTAGATGATTCTCCTGCAACCAAAACTGGTGCTGGGAATGGCCCTCAGGGGACCGGACTGCTTGGTGCCATGAGCCCAGACTTTACTACAAGTATTAATGAAGGCTGGAACTTGATGCGTTACCATAATCATTTAGATCAAGCTAATGATGCTTGACTCATCGAGGTATTGTGAAATTTCATAAATTTACGATTAACAGATTCTTCTGCGAAAAATCTTGTTAGAAGTCGTGAGAAATTGTTTTTTTCCGTCTCGGAAAAGTAGACGAAGCAAGCCGTTATCTACAAACCCAGTTGGAAAGAAGCTCGTAGGATATTGTGGCTTTTtaccaaaaaagagaaaatatatgtgATCACATTTAGCTCCTTGAAGGCTGAGAACATTCATCGAGGATCATTTGTGCTACTCGTTATATGATGAATCTGCAACTATTGCTTGTTTTTTCCAAGAGGATTGGTGGAATATAGCTTCCTTAGCTGCCCAAAACTGGCAAATGTTTTCTAAATAGTTTAACAACAATCTGCCAATTGCTAAATAATATTAATCCTCAATTGAAAGTTATACACTAATCATATGAATATAGACAAAAATAAAATTGCAAGCCCCAATTACCAACTGTCGTTCCCTCctctgtgatatatatatatatatatatatatatatatatatatatatatatacatatatatatatatatatatataattaatgccCTTGCCGTTCTCTCGAAAACCGTTTCAAAACCCGTCGTCTCCGATCCCTAGCAAACAAAACACCCTCTCTTTCTCTCATGGCGATCCGATTCCTGATGGCTGCCACGGCCAGCCCTCCCTTCGAACTCTCGAAGCCCTCGCTCTGCGCCGTATCCACGGTCTTCTCTCGGTTTCTGGGAGCGCGACAGAGGTCGGCGCCAATGATATGCGAATGTGCCAAGCTGGATCTCTCCAGCACCAAGTTCCCCTTCTTGGAGCCGCCGCCACCCGTCCGCACTCCCCATTGTGTGGAATCTTTAGCAGATGGTGATCTTTCATCCTTTCTTGGTCctacttttttttatctttctggcATTCTTCTCTTCGGTCTTTAGCTTTCTCGAAGTGAAGTTGATGTCCAGTTTGCTGATTCGGCGATGATAATGTGGTTGTTGTGATTGACCATGTTACCACTTGTCCTTGTGTTGATCTGCTGATGATTCGCAGATTAACAGGAACTCGAGAGCATCTCACCATCGTAACATTTGCCATCTTTGAAGTAGTAGACTATTAAAAGCTGATGGTTTCTTTGATTGGTTTTGTCTATCGGCTTTGTTCCTCCTCCAAACCTCGCAGATGGTGTTATCTAATTCTTTCTCTACGATCTTTAGCTTTGTTGAAGCGATGATAGAGTCCGTTTGTTGGTTTTGTAAGGGCCTTTGTAAACTAACAGAACTTAGGAGCAGTTATTTATCTTAGGATTAACAATCTTTAACAAGTAAACAGTTAATGCTGATGGTTTGTCCACCAAGTTTGACTGAAATTAGTGAATAAGAAATCATCTATAATTTGAAAATTGCTATCATgtttaaatctctctctctctctctctctctctctctctctcggatggCCACTTTGAGTGATTCTATcaaaaatgacaattgatttaccGTTTATCATGTTTCTGTCTTCACCgtgtgcattaaaataaaatgtaCTTTGTTGATCAAAGGATTTTTGAACACTGACTAAAAGCTGTCTGATGTACACACACATATGCCAAAGTTGTTGTCCTATTCTACAAAAGTGATTCTGTcgaaaatgacaattgatttaccATTTGTCATGTTTCTGTGCACTAAAATAAAAATGTACTTTGTTGACCAAAGGATTTTTGAACACTGACTAAAAGCTGTctgatatacacacacatatgccGAAGTTCTTGTCCTATTCTACGTTTTGTACTTGGAGTTAAATTGAGGCATGACAAAAAACAGTGCGAAGGTATTTTACTTTGACTGACTTTTGAAAAGTATTGAAAATCAAACTTAAGTTTTAATTAGGAGGGTTAGCTAAATGAAATATAGTTAATCatttttgtgtttgttatttaTATAGATAAGGTGTGTCGGTGACTTATTTATGGAATTTCTTAGGAATTCTTGAAACCTAATTGGAGGAAATCCTGTGTCCTTCCTAGGTACTTTTTGAAACTTGTGGAATTGCTTAGGAGCTATTTATTTAATCCTGTAGTTTTTTCTACAATAACCTGTTATCTTTCAGTTACTTGGaagtaaatctgcactgaaactcTTCAGCACAAACCAATACATTAGATGTAGCACAAGGAAATGGTTGATgttgtttaatttttctttttctgaGTAGATCTTGATATGTTTACACATTCCCATGCTTTTTAAGATCCAGTACATTGTTTGTGTCCAACATATGATAAAATCTTTTACTTTTTTGTGCTCGGCATTAGTTGCACTGTTCTATGGTTACATCCTTCTAATCAGCTCCACCTAGTGCCTAAGTCATAATGGCCATTCACTTGATTGCTGAAACGCCCTATTATCGATCGCTTTATTCctgaaaaacaaagaaaacaaaatgTCTACCACAATCTGCCATCAAGTGTGTTTTCTCAGtaagtttttttttcaaatactttaaatatgcaaaaaaaaaattcactctATGATTTAAAGGATCGTAAAGAACTTAATCATCATCTTAAAGTTGTCCCTTCCATGTTAGTCGTTATTGATTTACTTCTTGATGATGTACTAGAACAGGCATGATATATGGGTGTGTAGAAGGATGAATTTAGTAGAGCTTGTTATACATTAAGAGTCCAATTATCACTTTGTTATGTGAAAAAAAGACAATATAATGCACAAATCCCATTAATTTCAGAATTTGGGGAGGACTAATATATGTTGTCTTACCTTGcaaacaaaaaatattatttttgggaCTCCAATAATGATCACTCAATATGGatcaatttaattctcattttccCCATGTTGTTCTTGTAATGTTTGCTCTCACACAGAATGATTTTTTTGCATTTGGTTCGAGAATGACTAATGCATGCGAGTTAAATCAGTGTGAGTTAATTTCTTAATAGCTGCGACTGATTGCACATGGCAATTCATGAAACAACATATTCTATTTGTCTTCTCTGGCCTTAGCATCCAGTGGTCTGTCAACAGTACTGATTGATCATCATGATAACCTCCTGACCTTGATTTGATTCTCTAGGTGGTCATGAGCGAGGGCATAGGAAAAGGATAGCAAATCACCATGGAAATTTCTACAATATTTTGTTGATCAGCGACGATCGCCATAATGAAGTGCTTGGTAATGAAGCACAGATGGTTCATGGCCTGTAACTTTCTTTTCCATTGGTAGATTGCATTAGTCCAAAATTCCCTATGAGCATTATCTAGTTTGCAGTCACATATAATGAATGGTCGACATCTTGTGTGCAGTGGCGAAGGCCTTGCCAGAAATTTTTCCATCACTCACCACCAGCGATGCCAAAAAACTGTTCTGGAAGTCACAGGAGAACTGCTATGCAATCATCTTTGTCACGCATTCCAAAGTAATCCGTATCTCATACAATTTCCAGATATAGTTTCTTATACGGATCGAAGTCTCAGATATTTACTAAATGATGAGTTTAGGGTGCAATTAGAAGTCGGTCGATTAACTTTCTGATGCACAGGAGCTTGCTGAGATCTACGTGCGGAGAATGATGTCATGGGGACTGCACGCGGCGATGGAGCCAGAACTTTTCATACGGGCCAAGTGAGTTGAAGGTACTGCAGTCATGCTAAATTTTGTTCCACAAGTTGAGGTTTCTGTTCTGGAATTTGTTTAGAACAGTCATGCATGAAGTTTCCACCAATTAAAAACAaaaacgagaaaaaaaaaaaacagtgacATTCGAGCCAAATGTCCCAATTATAAACGGAGTGTAAAAGCAACAAAGGCATGAGCATCGATACCCATTACCCGTATCAGCACATCAGTTTTCTGCTTCATTAAATTTCTGTGGTAAACAATAAACTGACAGCAAAAGAAGCACCGACAAAAATAATGGGTACTGATCCTTCAATCTCTTATGGAAACAATCAACGGTCAGATAACTTGAGaattagctgctgctgctgctattgcTAAATTCTCACgtttcaaaaattaaaaggagcggaattgaatGCACAACGTGCTCAGGCAGGTGATAAAAAAGGACCTGCCATCTAATAATACCGACCCTGTACAACTTATAATTTTCTTGTAAGACAGTGAGCTTCACTGAGGGCATGGAACAAAAAGCAGCTGTTGAATCTTAACATAATGTTGCTTGACCGGAAAGAAATTGGTGAGAAAAACCCCACGCTTGACTCAGGTAGATTTTAGTGCCAGTTTCTTTTTGGTCATTTCCAATTCTTGCTGCTCCTTGAGGTATCCTTTTGCTGTAGCAGTCACTATTTTCACAAAGAAGCTCATGAGCATAAGCCATATGACAATATTCCATATCATAGTGACGGAAAGGTTCCACTGCTTTGCCTAAAGGATAAGAAAGATCAGATCAATATGGTACCATGATGAAAGTGCTTATTTGCATTGAAATAGAATAACAAGAAGACAAACAAGTGTGACGGCTGGGACAAAGTAACTCCTATCCTAAATCGGCTTACCCTTCCATCTGTGAGAGTTGGTTCTGGGACTGGAGTTGACAAATACTTCTGCTGAACCATGTGCAATTTGGCAATTAAATTGGGCAGCACAGAAGggagacccgggatgagaccaagcacccatatcaactcattctCCAACCATTCCAAGAGTTGATTATTGcacaaagaaataataaaaagtgTCTGCAAAAGCATATAAAAGCTTTGTACATCCAAACAATACAGTACAGGGCAATGCTAAAAAATTATCTACAAAATCAATTACGAATGCTGATTAAAAAAAGCATATAGCCTATAGTTATAAAAATTGTGCAACTCATGCTGCCATAAATTTAGATGCGTAAGCTCTCCCATGACTTTAAGCTTTGAACAATTATGAGCTTGTTTGGATCACCTAGAATTTGCTTGGGATCAGGCCTGCTGGGGACAAAACACAAATAGCTAGGAAATAATTGATTGGATAAAACAGGGTTACTATGGGAAAAAAGACCTCTGGCCGCTTTTTCTGTATTTCTGGGTAACAAGTTAATGTAGGACTAGTTTCACAATAAGGTCGCTCCTCTACAATCCAAGTTATTGGGATTGAGTCTAAGAAATAACCTGTTTTTTGTGACAGGATAAAGCTGCATATATTGACCCACTTAAAATCCAGCATTGTGGAAGCCTTAGCCACCAGGCAGTGCCTTTGAGAATACCATGTTGAGTGTTCATCAAGGATTTTCAAAGTTACCTTCATCTTTGGTCACCTTCCATAGACATCGCTCCAACGCTACTCTGTTGATCTGTCACTCCATCACTGCCATTCAACTTCTTTGGAAAGATTGTAAGGCAGTGACGTAGGGGACAGGCAAGGTGTCGGAGCACATCTGGATGAGTTTTCCTTCATTAGGTTATGCATTTTGTGACGCTTGATGTAACTCTTGTTGTTGGAGGAAGATGTTGTTGAGAAAGGGGAGGGAGGTGGTGATGAAAGGAGGTGGATGGAGAGTACACATTGGTAAGGGATTAGGAAGAAGAAGAGTTTGGCACATCAGATGTCAGAGCACATCTGAAGCAGGTGTCAGGCCCAACACCATCATTAGTGTTCATGGCATAGGAGGCAGCACTGATGACAGTGCTGCAACATTGGACCATGGAGCAGCATGCAATGGAGACGGCGTAGTAGGTGGCTGAGATGATCAGCAGCCGTAGAAGGGGAAAGATGGTTTGTATGGAGCAGAGCTCAAGCAGGCAATGAACAAAATGCTCAAGCAAGGATAAATGGAGTACGCCTCTTCTCCACTCGAGGCTGTGGCCAGCCAAGGTACATATCATCGTGCCTCTGAGACCACAGGTCATGTCTTAAAAAATTtccctttttttaatttaaatacattATACATGGATTGGGTTAACATGTTCGATTAAATTTCTGCGAGACGCATTTGCATCCCATGGACTGATGATGAAATTCCATCGAAAATGTTCTCAATTGAAagttctccctaagtaatcaacCATACCCTAAaaatacatcataatatatggtGAATGAGAGAAAACTATTTCACTGTTCTTGATAAATATTAAAcagaaagttcatgaaacaaaggaTAAAAAGTGAATGAAGCATGAATGTCATCAAAGGAAGAAAATGTTCACATATTTTATATGAAGAGTGCAACTACACTCCACAAAATGCTTgacaattcaaaatgatcaagGGTCAACGACTTACCTGAATGTGAGTCTTTATCAATGCTTTTCCGATCAAGGTAGCCAGGAAGAATTTCCAAAATGGGATTCCAAATTGCCCACACATTATAccagcaagatcaaaaagtgggTTTGGTACCTGAGTTGCATTGAGCACCGATCATGAAATAGTGATGCAATATTCACATAATAATTATGTCTACAAATTGAGCAGCTTCATTTATAAATACTAAATTTAAAATTTGAACTAACAGAAGTagcagaagaaaagaagaaaatttatCCTCGATGGAAATAAAATGAGACCACAAGTTACATATTCAAGatctaaaagaaacaaaaattcaaattagcattgAGGAGAATATGCAACAGATGAAATATTATACTTATATTATatatgaaaaaggaagaaagctTACTGAAGCAAGCACTAATATTGTTAAAAAGTTAAGATACTGGGAGTGAGTGAGGAGCCAGCATTTAATTTGATTCACATAAGCAGACAGAAAACCATCTTCTTCTGATGAAGCTGCATTAAATTCCTCCATTTCCAATTTGTTTCCAGACAAGCTTGCTGCATTGCATTTTGTGTTATACAAACAAATATCAAACTGACTAGTCTAAAattggaaagaaaaaagaaatcagtAGAAAAATACCCAAAAAAAATTAATGTCAAATAACTTCTAAATACTTAAATGACCATAAAACTAGATCATAGAATATAACAATAAAAATGAAGATTTTGTTTAATGTAAACTAGTAAACTAGAAAGAGAAAAGCAATGGTGTAATCATGGAAAGATGCAACAGATCAGATATTCAGCTACTAAATATCACCCATTCAGCCCCAATTTTGCTGGTTCAGGTCTGGACAACATACTTGCATTTTCCACTACTTCAAAGTCATGCTTAAGCTACTATCATATCAATCCATGACAACAGCACCTAATACGACATCAACACATAACGATATGATTTGTGATGAATAGTCTCTGATGGTTCATTAAATAATCATTTAATCCATGCATCTATTATAACTTTGTCTAAAACAAGATTTGCACTTTCGTGTACCGATATTGTATTGGTCAGGGCACAGACCAGTACCCTACAGGTCCTTACCAATGTACAGCATGTCAATATGCTAGTATGCACCCCCAGTTTCGGAAAAATGACTGAAAAAAACTGAAAAACCAAAAACAAGGCAAGTATAGGGCTTGTACCATACTGTACTAGGCGGCATAGGCCTTGTACCAAGCATACCAATCAGTACAAGTCCTGTACTGGATGTATTGTCTACCCTGGTCCTTGGACTGCTAAATGTCGTTAGTACCATGCCATATTAAATTACAAACCTTGGTCTAAAGACCATGCTATGAGGCCACCACCAATGCCAAGAAAAAAGGAATTCATTGGAGAAAAAATTGTTGGCTGTCAGAAACAAGATAGAGTCTCACTTTCCTATCGCAAAGTGGCAAATTCATTTTTTTTGTATTCTTACAAGGGTAAAAAGATGAATCAACCCAGTGCACAAGGCTCCTGCCGATGCCAATGCAAGGTCTGGGAGGATCAATGACAAAAAGATACATGATACTTGACAATAATATATTTCAGTCTAGTGAAAACCAAAGTAGATGCTCAAAAGGATTCCCATTAGTCTTGTGTTAAAATCAATTCCAATAGTGTTACGCTGAGGGTGTTGGTGAAGCTAGCATGGAGACCATTCTGGCAGAGATCTTTTGGAGAAGATGTTCTCTGATAGCATGTGAACATGAAGATGAATTGAGGGATCTTTGTGAAGGACTCTTATTGTTTTTAAGATTTTCACGGCTCTTTAAATTGAAGGTGATTCTTCAGACTAAAGAGATTATTTCTGTTGGAGACAAAGGTGGTTTCTGCAGAAATATCCTCAAGGATGTTCACCTTCTTCTCAAAGCATCCTCCTCTAAAGGTGCTTTATTTGGTCTTCATGAATCAGAACCATGCTGCAGATTGGTTTTAGCAGGCTGCCCTCTCTACTAGAGGAGGTGGGTTCTGGAAAACTGACTAACCTGAAGTATTAATGCAAAATGTATCTCTTCAAATATGTTGCATTTTGTTTTTAGAGATATTTCTCTTTAGTCTTATAGTCATTTGTATCAAACAACATAACAAAAAAGGACAAATATAACAACAATATGAATTAAGCCTTTGCACCTTTTTCTAAGGCATAGTGCATGGATCCTCACCCAAAATTTAGTTATTTAGAATTTATGCATCTAGCATAAAAcatatataacaaaaacaataacAAAGCCATAAGTCCCAATTAATTGGGGTCGGTTACATGGATCTTTTAGTGCCATTAGaatatgtaaaaagtcatatgtttagttaagtttacaGTACTTTAAtccttatttataatttctattaaggtCCTTTTAGGTCTTCCTTTACCTCTTCTTGTACCACAACCAACTAACACTAATCATTTTGCCTCTTTTGATTACCGTATCCGGAAGTCTTCTAAGCACATGCCTAtaccatcttaaacgattttctccCGTCTTATTCTCTATCAAAGCGATACTtaattgttcacgaataaaagtatttcttttcctatccttCCTAGTAACTTCATATATTCATCTCAGCATTCTCATCTCGGtaacacaaactttttgtatatgttatttcttCACTATCTAACACTTCGATCCATAAAATATTGTTGATCTCATaactgtcttataaaatttttcttttaatctcaaaggcaTCCGATGATCACATAAGACTTCTGATGCCCCTTGCCATTTTAATCATCATGTTTTTATTCTacgaataatattttcatcaatctctccatcttgttgaatGGAAGTTAAAGAGAAAGCAAGTGTCTTAAAATAATGATAGAAAGACAGATATTAAAAGGACAACTAGCTGATAAGGACAAAATATAAATGTTCAGAAGCCATGTTATAAGAGAACCTAAATTGTAGAAAAACTATATCCTCCTCTCAAAACCTTGTGAAATTAAATGTTAATTGCTTTAGCTTAATAATTACAACTAAAATTGCTGACAGAAAGTTTTTCAAGAACCCAAATTGAGGTTTATgtattgaaaaatatcaaaagataCCTGCTCTTGAAATGAAATAAGGAGGAAGCTCTCCAAGGGCAGTACCCAACCCCCAAAGAATGGCCTCTAGCTGAACCTGAGGTAGAATACTGCTGATGGGAACCCTGACTAGGGAACCAGGTAATGATTCATATAATGGTGGTCCAAACTCAGAACAGTCCTTTTCAAGCCATGAAGGTCGCTTTTTCAACTGTATAGTGTCATATAAAGCAGTTTTGAGATCAACTCGACCACAATTCATGGCCTTGATTGTAAAAAATGCAATATGGGGACCCAAATACAACACAAATGTGTGCAATCCAGACCCTGTCAGAAAGCAAGGAAAGTTGATGAGCATTTCATTATGAACTGGTTCCATACTTCATCAGCAGATAAACACAAAATTAGCCTAGGAATAATTTAATTACAGTAAAATAGTGCATCGATTTTGGTACATGCAGATGGCTCTGATAGAACCAATAAATTTAATGAATACAcaaaatttaataattatatattggaCTTGTGCAAAAGGAAGCTTACATGGCAGTTGTTGATGTTATTTTGTTTAGTTGATAATTCATAAACTGTTCCATTATGTATTAGCCCTGCAAGATAACTTGATAAGTGTTTCTCACTCTACTTAATCACATACAAAAGGCTATATGCCATTAGACAGAGAAAAGCTCTATTGTGAACCAAGATGATACTTAAGATGCTTCTTATAAATCTTCTTTGCAGATGTTTATCAGCCCAAATTAATGAACAGGTTGAATAATCAAATTCACTCAACTCCTAAATGCAACATACACTTACCCAGCCCAATTGATGATGTCACCCCAAGTGCTATCCACCACAAACCAAATGTTGCGTAGTTTAGGAACTCTTGAACATGCTGCAATCAATAATATCACCATGGTCAAAAACAAATTGAATAAAACGATTATTTGAACAATATCATCTAGTTAGCAAAAATCTCTATATTATTTCAGTTTCTCGACGTCCAAAAAAACAACAATTATTGTTCCATACAGTCATAATCCTTGAGTATCCAAGTGAGTGaacataatcataaaaaatatttagaaaaTTGTTCTTCTAAGAAGCTTATAATAATTTAACAAATACCTTTTCGTTGGAAACATCACCATTCACAAGAAAGAGACCAAGAGCTGTTACCAAGATAGTCAATGCCACAAGCCAATCACCTTTCCTTAAAACATATAGAAGCGTCTGCCTAAGATATTGCAATGTGGCAAACAAGAAAAGCCACATTGTCTTCAAGGGTTGAGTTGTCAATGTTAAGTTCTGCAAATCCCTTTGATGTCTTTTCTTGAGTTCTGCAACAGAAAATTACAAACTTAATATACAAATTATCTAAGAACATTACTAGATATTTAGAAATAGttaataattttcaacaaaacaaCAGAAAATCATTTTCATCAATATATATGCTATTGTTGTTCCATAATAAAATTTTGCTTTGATGTGGACACATCCTAGCCTGGCAACCATTGCCAAGATTGGCAAGAGTATGTGGCCACCTGCATAACATGTCACATCCCATCATGCATGGCCGAAATAAGATAATTGTCTTAACTTCTAGCATGAGTTCTTTTCCTCACAAAGAACTAAAATCAGGATGATTACTCCTGCCACAATCACATTGATGGTCAATCCAAGATGCTGAATAGAGGGCAGGAGATGTAATTGAGATGTTATGCTGGCAGGAAACCAAAGGCATATTTGCAGTTTCTTCCATAAGCAAAAGTGTCATATCAATATCTTATCTGGTCTATATGTACTAATTGATGTaatacatctaaccatatcaataaaaaataataatttgtccAAGATGTCAATCTCGACGACTATAGTCAAAGATGAGACCACTAGTGGTATGGTCCTGGACTTTTATAATATTGTCTTAAAAACCATATCCATGAATATTCAAATGATATTTAAGAGCAACAATGGAACTCAATCACAAGTTATCAGTCAGTCAATCATAAGTTCAATCTTTTTTGTTTCGACTTAAAAATTGACATTATCAAATTAAAATTCTAATCTAGTATACAGCTAAGCTCCTGGA is a window from the Musa acuminata AAA Group cultivar baxijiao chromosome BXJ2-1, Cavendish_Baxijiao_AAA, whole genome shotgun sequence genome containing:
- the LOC108951904 gene encoding uncharacterized protein LOC108951904; protein product: MAIRFLMAATASPPFELSKPSLCAVSTVFSRFLGARQRSAPMICECAKLDLSSTKFPFLEPPPPVRTPHCVESLADGGHERGHRKRIANHHGNFYNILLISDDRHNEVLVAKALPEIFPSLTTSDAKKLFWKSQENCYAIIFVTHSKELAEIYVRRMMSWGLHAAMEPELFIRAK
- the LOC103973302 gene encoding vacuole membrane protein KMS1, with the protein product MGSKQATAGEDLGLLIEELKKRHQRDLQNLTLTTQPLKTMWLFLFATLQYLRQTLLYVLRKGDWLVALTILVTALGLFLVNGDVSNEKHVQEFLNYATFGLWWIALGVTSSIGLGSGLHTFVLYLGPHIAFFTIKAMNCGRVDLKTALYDTIQLKKRPSWLEKDCSEFGPPLYESLPGSLVRVPISSILPQVQLEAILWGLGTALGELPPYFISRAASLSGNKLEMEEFNAASSEEDGFLSAYVNQIKCWLLTHSQYLNFLTILVLASVPNPLFDLAGIMCGQFGIPFWKFFLATLIGKALIKTHIQTLFIISLCNNQLLEWLENELIWVLGLIPGLPSVLPNLIAKLHMVQQKYLSTPVPEPTLTDGRAKQWNLSVTMIWNIVIWLMLMSFFVKIVTATAKGYLKEQQELEMTKKKLALKST